From a single Miscanthus floridulus cultivar M001 chromosome 8, ASM1932011v1, whole genome shotgun sequence genomic region:
- the LOC136469850 gene encoding uncharacterized protein, whose protein sequence is MAGAKELWRAAVPPKMKFFFWLALHGRLWTAERRKSHGLELQAACALCDQHDETTDHLLCLCVYAREVWFRLLQTFGFHGAAPQQTSTLLDWWQLGRTSPPQALRRSFDSMVLLATWCLWKERNC, encoded by the coding sequence ATGGCGGGAGCCAAAGAGCTATGGCGTGCTGCAGTGCCACCAAAGATGAAGTTTTTCTTCTGGCTGGCCTTGCACGGACGTCTTTGGACGGCGGAGCGCAGAAAAAGCCATGGCCTTGAGCTGCAGGCTGCCTGCGCCTTGTGCGATCAGCACGACGAAACAACGGATCACCTCTTGTGCTTGTGCGTATATGCGCGCGAGGTTTGGTTCCGTTTGTTACAGACCTTCGGCTTCCATGGCGCCGCTCCACAGCAGACTTCAACCTTGCTTGACTGGTGGCAGCTGGGAAGGACATCCCCGCCACAGGCCCTCAGGAGGAGCTTCGACTCCATGGTGTTGCTCGCCACTTGGTGCCTGTGGAAGGAACGCAACTGTTGA